In one window of Poriferisphaera corsica DNA:
- the araA gene encoding L-arabinose isomerase, which yields MLNLAPMEIWFLTGSQHLYGDELLGQVDQNAKHIVKYLNQDTELPAKIVHKPVLTGSDAIQSIILEANQSNQCIGLITWMHTFSPAKMWIRGLSKLNKPLVHLHTQYNVSIPWDTIDMDYMNLHQSAHGGREFGHICTRMRIKRKVIVGHWKDKSVQQSLESWIRAAVGWHDSNNMKIARFGDNMRDVAVTEGDKVEAERIFGYSVNGYGLGDLIAHIDTINKTEIKQLCEVYADEYSIDESLSSDGVSHNSLLEIAKIELGLRSFLTAGNFTAFTDTFENLHGLKQLPGLAVQRLMNDGYGFGAEGDWKHAALVRTMKVMAYGLDGGTSFMEDYTYHLDQHNEAVLGSHMLEICPSISNEKPRCEIYPLGIGGKADPVRLIFNAMTGPAVNASVIDLGNRFRLLLNQIDSIEPDFNLPKLPVARVLWLPQPDLKTSATAWIYAGGAHHTCLSFALNQQHIRDFAQIADVELAVIDQHTNINQFNNELRFNDLAYGIQMK from the coding sequence ATGCTAAATCTGGCTCCCATGGAAATCTGGTTTCTTACAGGCTCGCAACATCTCTACGGTGATGAATTGCTCGGACAGGTCGATCAAAACGCGAAACACATTGTTAAATATCTTAATCAGGATACGGAACTGCCGGCCAAAATCGTCCATAAACCAGTGCTTACCGGATCGGATGCGATTCAATCCATTATTCTTGAAGCCAATCAATCTAATCAATGCATTGGCTTGATCACATGGATGCATACATTCAGCCCCGCAAAAATGTGGATCCGTGGTTTGTCTAAGCTAAACAAACCGCTTGTACATCTTCATACGCAATACAACGTCTCAATACCATGGGATACGATTGATATGGACTACATGAATCTGCATCAGTCAGCGCACGGTGGCCGTGAATTTGGGCATATTTGCACACGGATGCGGATCAAACGAAAAGTTATCGTTGGACATTGGAAAGATAAATCCGTTCAACAATCGCTTGAATCTTGGATTCGTGCTGCTGTTGGATGGCATGATTCTAACAATATGAAAATTGCTCGTTTTGGCGACAACATGCGCGATGTTGCGGTAACTGAAGGGGACAAAGTCGAAGCTGAACGTATCTTTGGTTACTCAGTCAATGGGTACGGCCTCGGCGATCTGATCGCTCATATCGATACGATCAATAAGACTGAGATCAAACAACTTTGCGAAGTGTATGCCGATGAATATAGCATTGATGAATCACTATCTTCGGACGGTGTATCTCATAATTCATTGCTTGAAATTGCCAAGATCGAACTCGGCCTGCGATCTTTCCTTACCGCAGGAAACTTCACCGCCTTCACCGACACATTTGAAAATCTGCACGGTCTGAAGCAATTGCCGGGCCTTGCGGTTCAACGGTTAATGAATGATGGCTACGGTTTTGGCGCTGAAGGCGATTGGAAACATGCAGCGCTCGTGCGCACCATGAAAGTCATGGCCTACGGTCTGGATGGCGGCACCTCATTCATGGAAGATTACACCTATCATCTTGATCAGCACAATGAGGCTGTTCTAGGCTCGCACATGCTGGAGATCTGCCCTTCTATTTCAAATGAAAAGCCGCGATGCGAAATCTATCCTCTCGGTATCGGTGGCAAAGCTGATCCTGTTCGACTGATCTTTAATGCCATGACGGGCCCTGCCGTTAACGCCTCGGTCATTGATCTGGGCAATCGATTCCGACTGCTTCTCAATCAAATTGACTCGATCGAGCCTGATTTCAATCTACCTAAGCTGCCGGTTGCCCGTGTTCTCTGGCTGCCTCAGCCTGATCTGAAAACCAGTGCCACCGCATGGATCTATGCGGGTGGCGCTCACCACACATGTCTCTCATTCGCACTCAACCAACAGCACATCCGTGATTTCGCTCAAATTGCTGACGTTGAGCTTGCGGTGATTGACCAGCACACCAATATCAATCAGTTCAACAATGAATTACGCTTCAATGACCTCGCCTATGGTATTCAAATGAAATAG
- the araD gene encoding L-ribulose-5-phosphate 4-epimerase AraD — translation MYEKTKQRVYESNIALAEKNLVILTWGNVSELTPDGKAFVIKPSGVSYDELSPEKMVIVNLDGHVIESDYRPSSDTETHRILYQSFDKIGGIVHTHSLYATSFAQARVEIPCLGTTHADHFIGNVPLTRALSKQEIEEGYEVNTGRVIVERMTQIDPEAIPAVLVAGHAPFVWGENSKKAVTNAVALEAIAQMALQTKQLTGQLGPVLESYVLQKHYTRKHGKNAYYGQ, via the coding sequence ATGTATGAAAAAACTAAGCAGCGTGTTTATGAATCTAACATAGCATTAGCCGAAAAAAATCTAGTAATTTTGACATGGGGTAATGTCAGTGAATTGACGCCGGATGGCAAAGCGTTTGTGATTAAACCGAGTGGCGTGAGTTACGATGAACTATCTCCTGAGAAAATGGTTATCGTTAATCTTGATGGCCATGTTATTGAGAGTGATTATCGCCCAAGTTCTGATACAGAAACTCATCGTATCCTATACCAATCATTCGATAAGATTGGCGGGATCGTTCACACTCACAGTCTGTATGCGACGTCATTCGCGCAGGCTCGCGTTGAGATACCTTGCCTTGGCACGACACATGCGGATCATTTTATAGGTAATGTTCCACTCACAAGAGCGTTATCTAAGCAAGAAATAGAAGAAGGTTACGAAGTCAATACGGGTCGAGTTATTGTAGAACGCATGACTCAGATAGATCCCGAGGCAATTCCTGCAGTTCTTGTCGCAGGGCATGCTCCTTTTGTCTGGGGTGAAAATTCTAAAAAAGCTGTCACTAACGCGGTCGCACTTGAAGCAATCGCGCAAATGGCTCTTCAAACCAAACAGCTCACAGGTCAACTTGGTCCAGTGCTTGAGTCATATGTGCTTCAAAAGCACTACACACGCAAGCACGGGAAAAATGCCTATTACGGCCAATAA
- a CDS encoding AraC family transcriptional regulator: MNRSIESIPRVGLLVETARGYGRDMLRGIMKYEQEHGPWCFHLTPGDFKQALPQMSRWHGTGIIARTDDDLEFEQAILSAKIPTVLLDMSERQLAPKHPFSKLAEIHPDSESIGQLAADYFINRHFIQFGFVGILDRIWSDKRRQGFMTSVQNYGYNARYFHFDIQTAYAPSDSHLTINQTLDDQQVQLVDWLRKMPKPIAIMACDDVIGRYVIDACRIANISVPQEVAVLGVDDDHFFCNLSHPSLSSIAVNAMKGGYEAAALLDRMMKDEKQSSERIIVAPMDIKSRQSTDVLAIDDQLIKQAMQIINEKAMLFITIDDIAQQCHVSRRHLEIRFRKVLNRSILDMLQDRKIRYACERLQNTDSPIEQIAENTGYCSVSYFIQVFRNYMHTTPAGYRRKFSADLY; encoded by the coding sequence ATGAATCGATCTATTGAATCCATTCCAAGAGTCGGCTTGCTCGTCGAGACTGCACGCGGTTACGGCCGTGATATGCTTCGTGGCATCATGAAATACGAGCAAGAGCATGGCCCGTGGTGTTTTCATCTCACACCCGGTGATTTCAAGCAAGCTCTCCCGCAAATGAGCCGGTGGCACGGCACAGGCATCATCGCACGCACCGATGATGATCTTGAGTTTGAGCAAGCCATTCTTTCTGCGAAGATCCCTACCGTTCTACTCGATATGTCTGAGCGGCAACTTGCCCCAAAACATCCATTCTCTAAACTTGCTGAAATACATCCCGATTCCGAAAGTATTGGACAGTTAGCCGCGGACTATTTCATTAATCGGCACTTCATCCAATTCGGTTTCGTCGGCATACTCGATCGCATTTGGTCTGACAAGCGTCGCCAAGGTTTCATGACCTCTGTTCAAAATTATGGCTATAACGCACGTTATTTTCATTTCGATATTCAAACCGCTTATGCGCCATCAGATTCACATCTCACGATCAACCAAACCCTCGACGATCAACAGGTTCAACTCGTTGATTGGTTACGCAAAATGCCTAAACCCATTGCCATCATGGCCTGTGATGACGTCATCGGGCGATATGTTATCGATGCCTGCCGCATTGCCAATATTTCCGTGCCACAAGAAGTCGCAGTGCTTGGTGTCGATGATGATCACTTCTTTTGCAATCTATCGCATCCTTCACTTTCAAGTATTGCCGTCAATGCTATGAAGGGTGGCTACGAAGCTGCTGCTTTGCTTGACAGAATGATGAAAGATGAGAAGCAAAGTTCCGAACGCATCATCGTTGCGCCTATGGATATCAAATCACGTCAATCCACAGATGTTCTTGCTATCGACGATCAACTGATCAAACAAGCCATGCAGATTATCAATGAGAAAGCGATGCTTTTTATTACCATCGATGACATCGCACAACAATGTCATGTATCGCGTCGTCACCTTGAAATCCGTTTTCGTAAAGTTCTCAATCGATCAATTCTGGATATGCTGCAGGATCGTAAAATACGTTATGCTTGTGAACGATTACAAAACACTGATTCACCAATCGAGCAAATCGCAGAGAATACTGGCTACTGTTCAGTAAGCTATTTTATACAAGTATTCCGTAACTACATGCATACCACACCAGCCGGTTATCGACGTAAGTTTTCCGCGGATCTTTATTAA
- a CDS encoding ribulokinase, with protein sequence MNKNGYAIGVDYGTNSVRALIVDVSNGREIASAIYHYPSGDAGILLDPHDPNVARQNPADYIAGFMASVNEAVTKAMGQSSFDVKQVVGLGIDSTGSTPLPVDRTGLPLAFQEQFKNDLNAQAWLWKDHTSYMEAAEITEKAAAYDPRYLCKCGGTYSSEWYWSKILHCKRIAPEVFEAAYAWVELCDFIPGYITDQLDPNTMPRSICAAGHKAMYHEDWDGLPSEAFLAMLDPDLAPLRERYAKHAITCDQEAGKLSKSVALKVGLPAGLPIAVGAFDAHTGAVGAGIKQNTLVKIVGTSTCDMMVSPLDHHLPDIPGLCGIVPGSIVPGMYGMEAGQSAVGDIFNWFVNHISPGTTSTGDRHIELTEQATKLTPGQSGLLALDWNNGNRTVLVDPQLSGLLIGQTLHTKPCEIYRALIEATAFGARKIIERWETYDVPVHEVINCGGISEKNRLVMQIYADVCNKPMKISASDQTCALGAAMFGAIVGKTYKNVQEAAEQMTRTKEIIFEPITENVAVYEELYQLYTDLHDAFGIHSDESRHLYHVMKKLIVIRENAVTKGKAHV encoded by the coding sequence ATGAATAAGAACGGCTATGCGATCGGTGTGGATTATGGGACGAATAGTGTCCGTGCGCTGATCGTGGATGTTAGTAATGGTCGGGAAATTGCTTCAGCGATTTATCACTACCCAAGCGGTGATGCTGGCATATTGCTTGACCCACATGACCCGAATGTTGCAAGACAGAACCCGGCAGATTATATCGCTGGATTCATGGCCTCTGTAAATGAAGCGGTCACAAAAGCGATGGGGCAATCGAGCTTTGATGTCAAACAGGTAGTAGGATTGGGAATTGACTCAACTGGCTCTACGCCCTTGCCTGTCGATCGCACTGGACTACCTTTAGCATTCCAGGAACAGTTCAAGAATGACCTCAATGCACAAGCATGGCTTTGGAAAGACCACACCTCTTATATGGAAGCTGCGGAGATCACTGAAAAAGCTGCAGCTTATGATCCGCGATATCTGTGTAAATGCGGCGGAACCTACAGTTCTGAATGGTATTGGTCAAAAATATTGCACTGCAAACGCATAGCGCCAGAGGTGTTTGAGGCAGCGTATGCCTGGGTTGAATTGTGCGATTTCATACCGGGGTACATCACGGATCAGCTCGATCCAAATACGATGCCTCGCAGCATCTGCGCTGCAGGACATAAGGCGATGTATCACGAGGATTGGGACGGACTGCCAAGTGAAGCATTCCTTGCGATGCTTGATCCTGACCTTGCACCACTACGAGAACGCTACGCAAAGCACGCGATTACATGTGATCAAGAAGCAGGGAAACTTTCGAAATCTGTTGCACTTAAAGTTGGCTTACCTGCTGGATTGCCGATCGCTGTTGGCGCATTCGATGCACATACGGGCGCTGTTGGTGCAGGGATCAAGCAGAATACATTGGTGAAGATTGTGGGGACAAGCACATGCGACATGATGGTTTCACCGTTGGACCATCATCTGCCGGATATACCGGGATTGTGCGGCATTGTACCGGGGTCGATCGTACCCGGGATGTATGGTATGGAGGCAGGCCAATCGGCTGTGGGTGATATCTTCAATTGGTTCGTAAATCATATTTCTCCCGGCACAACATCCACGGGTGACAGGCATATTGAACTAACCGAACAGGCTACGAAACTTACGCCGGGCCAATCGGGACTACTCGCACTTGATTGGAATAATGGCAATCGAACGGTGCTTGTTGATCCACAACTAAGTGGTCTGTTGATCGGGCAAACACTTCATACAAAGCCTTGCGAGATTTATCGTGCACTGATTGAGGCAACAGCCTTTGGTGCGCGCAAGATCATTGAACGATGGGAAACGTACGATGTGCCTGTGCATGAGGTCATTAATTGTGGCGGCATCTCGGAAAAAAATCGGCTAGTGATGCAGATCTACGCTGATGTATGTAACAAGCCCATGAAAATTTCCGCATCCGATCAGACATGCGCATTAGGTGCGGCCATGTTCGGGGCAATCGTAGGCAAGACCTATAAGAATGTACAAGAAGCAGCAGAACAGATGACACGAACGAAAGAAATAATTTTTGAACCAATCACAGAAAATGTCGCGGTATACGAAGAACTGTATCAACTATACACAGACCTACATGATGCCTTTGGCATACATTCTGATGAGTCTCGACATCTATACCACGTTATGAAGAAACTGATCGTGATTCGTGAAAACGCAGTTACAAAGGGGAAAGCACATGTATGA